Proteins from a genomic interval of Hemicordylus capensis ecotype Gifberg chromosome 14, rHemCap1.1.pri, whole genome shotgun sequence:
- the LOC128337155 gene encoding SLAM family member 5-like isoform X6: MAVMNSARSRHLLIPLVFGAFAASVFGTGGSSAEKLAHQEVAGILGGSVLLHVGISSAKTVAEIEWAFETKKNRTFRIAMFRDGNLKQTKLSDQFGKRLEMANETTLRILDLAMEDHGVYTARVRLDTAEVEDHTFSLEIYELVQDVRISHHLISRDADRCNVTLQCQAFGKGRFNVSWRRGNPLRGLEDVSDRSQLSENGSNLYLFWHPSPSDSNFTCLVSNPVDQKKVSFNLLSICPNGGERHSSSQCLIAGSIVLLLTSRG; the protein is encoded by the exons ATGGCTGTGATGAACTCCGCCAGGAGCCGCCACCTCCTGATCCCTCTTGTATTCGGAGCCTTCGCCGCCTCTGTCTTTG gCACTGGGGGTAGTTCAGCGGAGAAGCTTGCCCACCAGGAAGTGGCTGGGATCCTAGGAGGATCAGTCTTACTTCATGTAGGTATATCTTCAGCCAAAACAGTGGCTGAAATAGAATGGGCATTTGAAACCAAGAAGAACCGTACGTTCCGAATTGCTATGTTCAGAGATGGAAACCTGAAGCAGACTAAGCTCAGTGACCAGTTTGGGAAGCGACTGGAAATGGCCAATGAGACCACGCTGAGGATCTTGGACCTGGCAATGGAGGACCATGGCGTGTATACAGCCCGCGTGAGACTGGATACCGCAGAGGTCGAAGACCACACTTTCAGCCTCGAGATCTATG AACTAGTGCAAGATGTACGGATATCCCACCATCTAATCTCCCGTGATGCAGACAGATGCAACGTGACCCTGCAGTGTCAGGCATTTGGAAAGGGGAGGTTTAATGTCTCCTGGAGGAGAGGGAATCCACTCAGGGGCCTCGAAGATGTGTCAGACCGGTCTCAGCTCTCTGAGAATGGTAGCAATCTCTACTTGTTCTGGCATCCCAGCCCTTCAGACTCCAACTTCACCTGCCTAGTCAGCAACCCTGTTGATCAGAAGAAGGTCTCCTTCAACTTGCTCAGCATCTGCCCAAATGGAG GTGAACGTCATTCGAGTAGCCAATGTCTGATTGCTGGCAGCATTGTGCTGTTGCTCACAAGCAGAGGATAG